In one window of Leifsonia sp. NPDC080035 DNA:
- a CDS encoding HAD-IIA family hydrolase, whose translation MALFRRKSENATPLDGVDLLLADLDGVVYKGPDAIPFAVESLNSAAETVRVGYITNNASRTDAAVASHLSDLGLAVRPTDVVTSPQAAVRLLGSHIAAGSTVLVIGGDGLVDEVQKAGFSVTRSAEDDPAAVIQGFSPEVGWQHLAEAAFALQGRTEAERPWIATNTDWTIPVARGIAPGNGTLVSAVHTAAGRLPLVAGKPEVAIFEEAVARFSADKPLFIGDRLDTDILGANRAGIDSVLVLTGIDGAKQLIAADADSRPTYILRDLRGLSEPYPETVTARNGAVTVGDSTVAIDGNDVRILKEGDELDLLRAACAAIWNSGRAIYGLEVPVRLYA comes from the coding sequence ATGGCACTGTTCCGACGCAAGAGTGAGAACGCGACGCCCCTGGACGGCGTCGATCTGCTGCTGGCCGACCTGGACGGTGTCGTCTACAAAGGCCCCGACGCCATCCCGTTCGCTGTCGAGAGTCTCAACAGCGCCGCCGAAACCGTGCGAGTCGGTTACATCACGAACAACGCGTCCCGCACGGACGCCGCTGTCGCGTCGCACCTGAGCGACCTCGGCCTCGCTGTTCGGCCGACGGACGTCGTGACCTCGCCGCAGGCCGCGGTCCGGCTGCTCGGCTCGCACATCGCGGCGGGTTCGACGGTGCTCGTCATCGGCGGCGACGGCCTCGTCGACGAGGTGCAGAAGGCGGGCTTCTCCGTGACCCGGTCGGCGGAGGACGACCCCGCCGCCGTCATCCAGGGCTTCTCTCCCGAGGTCGGTTGGCAGCATCTCGCCGAGGCGGCGTTCGCGCTTCAGGGACGCACGGAGGCCGAGCGTCCCTGGATCGCGACCAACACCGACTGGACGATTCCCGTCGCCCGCGGCATCGCGCCGGGGAACGGGACGCTCGTGTCCGCCGTGCACACGGCGGCGGGACGGCTGCCGCTGGTCGCAGGGAAGCCAGAGGTCGCGATCTTCGAGGAGGCGGTCGCGCGCTTCAGCGCCGACAAGCCGCTCTTCATCGGCGACCGGCTGGACACGGACATCCTGGGTGCCAACCGGGCCGGAATCGACTCGGTGCTCGTGCTCACGGGCATCGACGGCGCGAAGCAGCTGATCGCCGCCGACGCGGACTCCCGGCCGACCTACATCCTGCGCGACCTGCGCGGGTTGAGCGAGCCGTACCCCGAGACCGTCACCGCGCGGAACGGCGCTGTGACCGTGGGGGACTCCACCGTCGCGATCGACGGCAATGACGTGCGCATCCTCAAGGAGGGCGACGAGCTCGATCTGCTCCGCGCCGCGTGCGCGGCCATCTGGAACTCGGGACGCGCGATCTACGGACTCGAGGTGCCGGTGCGGCTGTACGCCTGA
- a CDS encoding o-succinylbenzoate synthase, whose protein sequence is MTPELVDLLGSARVVRLPMRTRFRGITEREAVLFEGPEGWTEFSPFLEYDDDESASWLHAAIDFGWRAAPALLRDRLPVNATVPAVPADAVPGVLARYPGARTAKVKVAEPGQSLTDDVARVRAVREQLGPEGRLRVDANTLWNVDEAEHAIHALAPFDLEYVEQPCAGIDELAEIRRRTKYMGIPIAADESVRKASDPLAVARAGAADILIVKAQPLGGIHSALRIVAEAGLPVVVSSAIDTSVGIAMGAHLAASVPELDFDCGLGTVAMFVQDVAEEPLLPVAGGIPVARPAVDAGRLAELEAPAERRDWWLERVRRCYRVLERTAAL, encoded by the coding sequence ATGACGCCGGAACTCGTCGACCTGTTGGGGAGTGCAAGAGTCGTCCGCCTGCCGATGAGGACGCGCTTCCGGGGGATCACGGAACGTGAGGCCGTGCTGTTCGAAGGCCCCGAGGGCTGGACGGAGTTCTCGCCGTTCCTCGAGTACGACGACGACGAGTCGGCGTCATGGCTGCACGCCGCGATCGATTTCGGCTGGCGCGCGGCGCCCGCCCTGCTCCGCGACAGGCTCCCGGTCAACGCGACCGTCCCCGCCGTGCCCGCGGACGCGGTCCCCGGTGTCCTCGCACGCTACCCGGGAGCACGGACCGCCAAAGTGAAGGTGGCAGAGCCCGGCCAGTCGCTGACCGACGACGTCGCGCGGGTCCGCGCCGTGCGAGAGCAGCTCGGCCCGGAGGGTCGCCTCCGTGTGGACGCGAACACGCTGTGGAACGTGGACGAGGCCGAGCACGCCATCCACGCCCTCGCGCCGTTCGACCTGGAGTACGTCGAGCAGCCGTGCGCCGGCATCGACGAGCTGGCGGAGATCCGCCGTCGGACGAAGTACATGGGCATCCCGATCGCAGCGGACGAGAGCGTCCGCAAGGCGAGCGACCCGCTCGCCGTCGCTCGGGCGGGGGCGGCGGACATCCTCATCGTGAAGGCGCAACCGCTCGGCGGCATCCACTCCGCGCTGCGGATCGTCGCGGAGGCCGGCCTTCCCGTCGTCGTCTCGAGCGCCATCGACACCTCGGTCGGCATCGCGATGGGGGCGCACCTTGCCGCGTCCGTCCCCGAGCTGGACTTCGACTGCGGCCTCGGCACCGTCGCGATGTTCGTCCAGGACGTCGCCGAGGAGCCGCTCCTACCCGTGGCCGGGGGGATCCCCGTCGCGCGCCCCGCGGTCGACGCCGGTCGGCTCGCGGAACTCGAAGCGCCCGCCGAGCGTCGCGACTGGTGGCTCGAGCGGGTCCGGCGCTGCTACCGGGTGCTGGAGCGCACGGCGGCGCTCTGA
- a CDS encoding 1,4-dihydroxy-2-naphthoyl-CoA synthase has product MSANVSELFDPAVWNPVPGFEGLSDITYHHDVSGRIARVAFNRPEVRNAFRPHTVDELYAALEDARTNPRIGVVLLTGNGPSPKDGGWAFCSGGDQRIRGRDGYKYAEGETASSIDSARSGRLHILEVQRLIRFMPKVVIAVVPGWAAGGGHSLHVVCDLTIASAEHGRFKQTDADVGSFDAGYGSAYFARQVGQKVGREVFFLAREYSAQRAYEMGAVNAVVPHAELEATALDWANEILTKSPTAIRMLKFAFNAVDDGMVGQQVFAGEATRLAYGTDEAVEGRDAFLEKREPDWSPFPWQY; this is encoded by the coding sequence ATGTCAGCGAACGTCTCAGAACTCTTCGATCCCGCCGTGTGGAACCCCGTGCCGGGCTTCGAGGGCCTCAGCGACATCACCTACCACCACGACGTATCGGGACGGATCGCGCGGGTGGCGTTCAACCGGCCGGAGGTGCGCAACGCGTTCCGGCCGCACACGGTCGACGAGCTTTACGCGGCGCTCGAGGACGCCCGGACGAACCCGCGGATCGGCGTCGTGCTGCTCACCGGCAACGGCCCGAGCCCGAAGGACGGCGGCTGGGCGTTCTGCTCGGGCGGCGACCAGCGGATCCGAGGCCGGGACGGCTACAAGTACGCGGAGGGTGAGACGGCGTCCAGCATCGACTCCGCCCGGAGCGGCCGGCTGCACATCCTGGAGGTGCAGCGCCTGATCCGGTTCATGCCAAAGGTGGTCATCGCGGTCGTGCCGGGGTGGGCCGCGGGTGGCGGCCACTCGTTGCACGTGGTGTGCGATCTGACGATCGCGAGCGCCGAGCACGGACGGTTCAAGCAGACGGACGCCGACGTCGGCTCGTTCGACGCCGGCTACGGCAGCGCCTACTTCGCGCGCCAGGTCGGGCAGAAGGTCGGTCGTGAGGTCTTCTTCCTCGCTCGCGAGTACTCGGCGCAGCGGGCGTACGAAATGGGAGCCGTGAACGCGGTCGTGCCGCACGCCGAGCTCGAGGCGACCGCTCTGGACTGGGCGAACGAGATCCTCACCAAGTCGCCGACCGCGATCAGGATGCTGAAGTTCGCGTTCAACGCGGTAGACGACGGGATGGTCGGCCAGCAGGTGTTCGCGGGTGAGGCGACGCGGCTCGCTTACGGGACTGACGAAGCGGTCGAAGGGCGGGACGCGTTCCTCGAGAAGCGGGAACCTGACTGGTCGCCGTTCCCCTGGCAGTACTGA
- a CDS encoding AMP-binding protein: MRSLRVVDATRPIDVFEALRDALGGGGPAVVPREGVARATDWPSADERVAQNVALVIETSGSTGRPKRVALSADALLASAAASAGAMGGQGQWLLALPAHYVAGAQVLVRSLAAETEPVPYGDGHFDPQRFADAAALLEHDYRYTSLVPVQLARLVEAAEGGAREVARALRRFDGILVGGQALPPALRERAEAAGARILSTYGSSETAGGCVYSGVPIGTTVVREVDGLLEISGPSLAEGYLGDPDRTAAAFHEEGGARWYRTGDLGTVEDGRVTVLGRSDNVIISGGEKVLLDTVERVVHAVPGFAGAVVVAADDAQWGQVPVVVVAGAPEIGLDDLRVRVADQLGRAAAPARIVTVTVMPRLSSGKPDRQAAARIAGVGGGAAVADTGT, from the coding sequence ATGCGATCACTGCGGGTGGTCGACGCGACTCGGCCGATCGACGTCTTCGAGGCGCTGCGCGACGCGCTCGGCGGCGGCGGTCCGGCGGTGGTGCCGCGGGAGGGCGTCGCGCGGGCGACGGACTGGCCATCCGCCGACGAGCGGGTCGCGCAGAACGTCGCGCTCGTGATCGAGACGTCTGGTTCCACGGGGCGTCCGAAACGTGTGGCCCTGTCGGCGGACGCTCTGCTCGCCAGCGCCGCCGCGTCCGCCGGCGCCATGGGCGGGCAAGGGCAGTGGCTGCTCGCGCTGCCGGCGCACTACGTCGCGGGAGCGCAGGTCCTCGTGCGCTCGCTCGCTGCCGAGACCGAGCCCGTCCCGTACGGCGACGGCCATTTCGACCCGCAGCGGTTCGCCGATGCGGCGGCCCTGCTCGAACACGACTACCGCTACACCTCGCTCGTGCCCGTCCAGCTCGCTCGGCTCGTGGAGGCTGCGGAGGGTGGAGCACGGGAGGTGGCGCGGGCGCTGCGCCGGTTCGACGGGATCCTCGTGGGCGGCCAGGCGCTGCCGCCCGCGCTCCGCGAGCGCGCCGAAGCGGCCGGGGCGCGAATCCTGAGCACCTACGGGTCCAGCGAGACGGCGGGCGGGTGCGTGTACAGCGGCGTCCCGATCGGGACCACGGTTGTGAGAGAGGTGGACGGGCTGCTCGAGATCAGTGGGCCGTCGCTCGCGGAAGGCTATCTCGGCGACCCGGACCGCACCGCTGCGGCCTTTCACGAGGAGGGCGGAGCCCGGTGGTATCGCACGGGCGACCTCGGAACGGTCGAGGACGGGCGCGTGACGGTGCTCGGCAGGTCGGACAACGTGATCATCTCCGGCGGTGAGAAGGTGCTGCTCGACACGGTGGAGCGGGTCGTCCACGCGGTTCCCGGCTTCGCAGGAGCCGTGGTCGTCGCGGCCGACGACGCCCAGTGGGGACAGGTGCCGGTGGTCGTCGTCGCCGGGGCCCCGGAGATCGGGCTCGACGACCTGCGCGTCCGGGTCGCCGACCAGCTCGGCCGCGCCGCAGCCCCGGCGCGGATCGTCACCGTGACCGTCATGCCTCGGCTGAGCAGCGGGAAGCCGGATCGCCAGGCCGCCGCGCGGATCGCCGGGGTGGGCGGCGGTGCGGCCGTCGCGGACACGGGTACATAG
- a CDS encoding 1,4-dihydroxy-2-naphthoate polyprenyltransferase, which produces MSQNKPRMQRMAPPPARGPRGGKSGRPGAARAAAKPATAADWIAGARLRTLPLAVAPVLIGVGAAKVAEGAGIWHPIRSLLCLAVAVLLQIGVNYANDYSDGIRGTDEYRVGPGRLTGSGKAAPRKVLTVALVFFGLAAVAGLILVVLTLQWWVILVGAAAIAAAWFYTGGKRPYGYYGLGELFVFVFFGLVATAGTTYMLAGVVNQESWFGAIIAGLIACAVLMVNNIRDIEPDRLARKRTLAVLLGRVASRVAFCVFLLVPFGILAVLAVFYPLAWFGMFALLAALPACVITIFARTPRELITALQLTSFTGLLVAIALGAAYAF; this is translated from the coding sequence ATGAGCCAGAACAAGCCTCGAATGCAACGGATGGCACCGCCGCCCGCGCGCGGACCCCGCGGCGGCAAGAGCGGCCGTCCCGGCGCCGCTCGCGCCGCGGCCAAGCCGGCCACCGCCGCCGACTGGATCGCGGGGGCACGGCTGCGGACGCTCCCGCTCGCGGTGGCTCCTGTGCTCATCGGTGTCGGCGCGGCGAAGGTCGCGGAGGGCGCCGGGATCTGGCACCCGATCCGGTCGCTGCTGTGCCTCGCCGTCGCCGTGCTGCTGCAGATCGGCGTCAACTATGCGAACGACTACTCGGACGGAATCCGTGGCACGGACGAATACCGCGTCGGTCCCGGCCGGCTCACCGGTTCGGGGAAGGCGGCGCCTCGGAAGGTGCTGACCGTCGCGCTCGTGTTCTTCGGGCTCGCGGCAGTTGCCGGCCTGATCCTGGTCGTCCTCACCCTGCAGTGGTGGGTCATCCTGGTGGGCGCCGCGGCGATCGCCGCCGCCTGGTTCTACACCGGCGGCAAGCGACCCTACGGCTACTACGGTCTCGGCGAGCTGTTCGTGTTCGTCTTCTTCGGACTCGTCGCCACCGCGGGCACCACGTACATGCTGGCCGGCGTCGTGAACCAGGAGTCCTGGTTCGGCGCGATCATCGCGGGACTCATCGCCTGCGCCGTGCTGATGGTCAACAACATCCGCGACATCGAGCCCGACCGGCTGGCCAGGAAGCGCACGTTGGCGGTGCTGCTCGGCCGGGTGGCGTCCCGGGTCGCGTTCTGCGTGTTCCTGTTGGTGCCGTTCGGCATCCTCGCGGTGCTCGCGGTGTTCTACCCGCTCGCCTGGTTCGGGATGTTCGCCCTGCTCGCCGCGCTCCCGGCGTGCGTCATCACGATCTTCGCCCGGACGCCGCGCGAACTCATCACCGCGCTGCAGCTCACCAGCTTCACGGGGCTGCTGGTCGCGATCGCGCTCGGGGCAGCCTACGCGTTCTGA
- a CDS encoding DUF4229 domain-containing protein — MKRIPSWLTYTVLRLLVFAVPLAVLLLLGVVWWASVIAAALIGLCLSYIFLSRPRNAVSSDLYAARHRDTPATSADDDDEDAAVDAAESAPNDPNRSDRSA; from the coding sequence GTGAAGCGGATTCCCTCCTGGTTGACCTACACCGTGCTGCGCCTCCTGGTGTTCGCGGTGCCGCTCGCCGTGCTGCTTCTCCTCGGCGTGGTGTGGTGGGCCTCGGTGATCGCGGCGGCCCTGATCGGCCTCTGCCTGTCGTACATCTTCCTGAGCCGACCTCGCAACGCGGTCTCGTCCGACCTGTACGCCGCGCGCCATCGGGACACGCCGGCGACGTCGGCCGACGACGACGACGAGGATGCGGCGGTCGACGCGGCGGAGTCCGCGCCGAACGACCCGAACCGGTCCGACCGCTCGGCCTGA
- a CDS encoding PLD nuclease N-terminal domain-containing protein yields the protein MVRLWIVLGVAAAVFYIYSVADCALFDRSRVRGLPKPVWLLVIIIFPVIGGILWFLIGRGRRRAESERRIVAPDDDPAFLGKLRLDHDQEERIRQLEKELAELDDNGPDDQTGRRDA from the coding sequence ATGGTTCGCCTCTGGATAGTCCTCGGCGTCGCGGCCGCGGTTTTCTACATCTATTCGGTGGCAGACTGCGCTCTCTTCGACCGTTCCCGGGTGCGCGGCCTTCCGAAGCCCGTGTGGCTGCTCGTGATCATCATCTTCCCGGTCATCGGTGGAATCCTCTGGTTCCTGATCGGGCGCGGCCGGCGCCGTGCGGAGAGCGAGCGCCGGATCGTCGCCCCGGACGATGACCCCGCCTTCCTCGGCAAGCTGCGGCTCGACCACGACCAGGAGGAGCGCATCCGGCAGCTCGAGAAGGAGCTCGCCGAGCTCGACGACAACGGACCCGACGACCAGACCGGCCGCCGGGATGCCTGA
- the menD gene encoding 2-succinyl-5-enolpyruvyl-6-hydroxy-3-cyclohexene-1-carboxylic-acid synthase, with protein sequence MPDARIPGAPVDQSTSAPLPRIPLTQNPATDVALALLTGFVRAGVRHIVISPGSRSQALALAAAELERNGSARLHVRIDERVGGFLALGIGRESGAPAVVVTTSGTATANLHPAVLEAHEAGVPLIVVTADRPEELRGIRSNQTTRQVGIYGDVIRFARDVPAPEGGEAELVEADRVALAAVRAAVGADDADPGPVHLNVAFREPLSVAVPALDRIEPADVPAIAPASALGRDTVELQDGPRTVVIAGADAGPEAEGFARAAGVPLLAEVSSGARFGPNLVVVYRELLRDEAFGGRVERAVVFGHPTLSREVPALLTRTDVEVIVVAPSGRQVYNPGRRARVVGAIRPPADVDLRSPEVRAWVGSWVFASRRIVEAAESAADPAAAAPDVEKARSYDPADALAFAKAELAAVRAPVTRALLAEALWRYTWPHDRLVIGASRLIRDVDRIVPGKRIPVHANRGLAGIDGTIATATGIAVAGQAAAAEDGSAAGITRVLLGDLALLHDAGALLGVTGEARPNLQVVVGNDGGGTIFDSLEVASTAPATAFDRVQYTPQTVDVASLARAYGWDHRIARTKGELDQALSAPPVGVSLVEVPLER encoded by the coding sequence ATGCCTGACGCCCGGATCCCGGGCGCTCCCGTCGACCAGAGCACGAGTGCGCCCCTCCCGCGCATCCCGCTCACGCAGAATCCCGCCACGGATGTCGCGCTCGCACTGCTGACGGGGTTCGTCCGTGCGGGCGTGCGGCACATCGTCATTAGCCCCGGCTCGCGTTCCCAGGCGCTCGCGCTCGCCGCGGCCGAGCTCGAGCGGAACGGTTCGGCGCGCCTGCATGTGCGCATCGACGAGCGTGTCGGCGGGTTCCTGGCGCTCGGCATCGGACGCGAGTCCGGCGCCCCCGCGGTCGTCGTGACGACCAGCGGGACCGCGACCGCCAACCTGCATCCCGCTGTGCTCGAGGCCCACGAGGCGGGAGTCCCGCTCATCGTCGTCACCGCGGACCGCCCGGAGGAGCTGCGCGGCATCCGGTCGAACCAGACGACGCGGCAGGTCGGGATCTACGGTGACGTGATCCGCTTCGCCCGCGACGTCCCGGCGCCCGAGGGCGGCGAGGCGGAGCTCGTCGAGGCCGACCGGGTCGCGCTCGCCGCGGTGCGTGCGGCCGTGGGAGCCGACGACGCCGATCCCGGCCCCGTGCATCTCAACGTCGCCTTCAGGGAGCCGCTCTCTGTCGCCGTGCCCGCACTCGATCGCATCGAGCCCGCTGACGTACCCGCGATCGCGCCTGCTTCCGCTCTCGGTCGCGACACCGTGGAGCTCCAGGACGGCCCGCGCACCGTCGTCATCGCCGGGGCGGACGCCGGGCCGGAAGCGGAGGGGTTCGCGCGTGCGGCGGGAGTCCCGCTGCTTGCGGAGGTGTCGAGCGGTGCCCGGTTCGGGCCGAATCTCGTCGTCGTCTACCGCGAACTGCTCCGCGACGAGGCCTTCGGTGGACGGGTGGAGCGCGCCGTGGTGTTCGGGCATCCGACGCTGAGCCGCGAGGTCCCCGCACTGCTGACCAGAACGGACGTCGAGGTGATCGTCGTCGCGCCGAGCGGACGACAGGTCTATAACCCCGGGCGCCGCGCGCGCGTGGTCGGCGCGATCCGCCCGCCGGCCGACGTCGACCTGCGGTCGCCGGAGGTGCGCGCGTGGGTCGGGAGCTGGGTGTTCGCGAGCCGCCGGATCGTCGAGGCTGCCGAAAGCGCTGCCGATCCTGCCGCGGCCGCCCCCGACGTCGAGAAGGCACGCTCGTACGATCCCGCCGATGCCCTCGCGTTCGCGAAGGCCGAGCTGGCGGCCGTCCGCGCGCCCGTCACCCGCGCCTTGCTCGCCGAGGCCCTCTGGCGGTACACCTGGCCGCATGACCGCCTGGTCATCGGCGCATCCCGGCTCATCCGCGACGTCGACAGGATCGTGCCCGGCAAGCGGATCCCGGTTCACGCCAACCGCGGGCTCGCGGGAATCGACGGCACCATCGCCACGGCGACCGGGATCGCGGTCGCCGGCCAGGCCGCGGCGGCCGAGGACGGGTCGGCAGCGGGCATCACCCGGGTGCTGCTCGGGGATCTCGCGCTCCTGCACGACGCCGGCGCCCTGCTCGGGGTGACCGGCGAGGCGCGCCCGAACCTGCAGGTCGTGGTCGGCAACGATGGTGGAGGCACCATCTTCGACTCCCTGGAGGTCGCGTCCACGGCGCCGGCGACCGCGTTCGATCGGGTGCAGTACACGCCGCAGACCGTCGACGTGGCGTCACTGGCGCGCGCCTACGGCTGGGACCATCGGATCGCGCGGACCAAGGGGGAGCTCGACCAGGCGCTCTCGGCGCCGCCGGTGGGTGTCAGCCTTGTCGAGGTCCCGCTCGAGCGCTGA
- a CDS encoding thioesterase family protein has translation MIFRTLLHFFLSRFGPRLRHWDVARTKFRVLPTDLDILKHMNNGVYLSIADIGRFDLLVRNGVWQIFKDRGWYPVVASETISFRKSLELWQTFVVESRILGFDEKAVYLEQRFTVDGEIYTQAFIRGRFLKRGGGVVSIPELLEAVGPAPTDVTVPEWLLQWGSDAALPSTRAEAPSVWSE, from the coding sequence ATGATCTTCCGGACCCTGCTCCACTTCTTCCTCTCCCGGTTCGGGCCGCGGCTGCGGCACTGGGACGTCGCGCGCACGAAGTTCCGCGTGCTGCCGACGGACCTCGACATCCTGAAGCACATGAACAACGGGGTGTACCTGTCGATCGCCGATATCGGCCGGTTCGATCTGCTGGTGCGCAACGGGGTCTGGCAGATCTTCAAGGACCGCGGCTGGTACCCGGTGGTCGCGTCCGAGACCATCTCGTTCCGCAAGTCGCTGGAATTGTGGCAGACGTTCGTGGTCGAGTCGCGCATCCTCGGCTTCGACGAGAAGGCGGTGTACCTGGAGCAGCGGTTCACCGTCGACGGCGAGATCTACACTCAGGCGTTCATCCGGGGGCGTTTCCTCAAGCGCGGCGGCGGCGTGGTGTCCATCCCCGAGCTGCTGGAGGCCGTCGGGCCGGCGCCGACCGACGTGACCGTGCCGGAATGGCTGCTGCAGTGGGGATCGGACGCGGCCCTCCCGTCCACACGCGCCGAGGCGCCGAGCGTCTGGAGCGAGTGA
- a CDS encoding FAD-binding oxidoreductase — MGIDIDAGTLARLRDTVHGTVFTRGDDGLAAEVACFNPAIRHDPDVVVAARDEHDVAAAVRFARDTGLPVRVQATGHGAEAPITGGLVVSTRALDTLEVDADLRHVRIGAGVRWAPVIAAAAEHGLAPVTGSSTSVGAVGYTLGGGLGPLARSHGFTADWVRGFRVVTADGEVVVADASTHPELFWALRGGKGGLGIVTEMTLELVPLTTLYAGSVFFEGDAIEPAFRAWVDWAAQLSEAATTSAVFLRIPDVDGPPPPLRGRSVLSVRFAFPGDPAEGEELFAPMRAAAPVYLDFVGEIPTTAVATIHNDPEQGAPSWVRGLMLDDFDAADGDALLRLAGPGAQSPFLAVEIRQLGGATARDTHDGTAVGGRDSRYTVSTIAGDPSTFDALAPAAAASIAEALGHRVSAVTNVNWAADLSDAASFENSWPPAVFERLSAARAEYDPDRVFAFGPA; from the coding sequence ATGGGAATCGATATCGACGCCGGGACCCTCGCGCGGCTGCGCGACACTGTCCACGGCACCGTCTTCACACGCGGCGACGACGGCCTCGCGGCCGAGGTCGCCTGCTTCAACCCGGCCATCCGCCACGATCCGGATGTCGTCGTCGCCGCGCGCGACGAGCACGACGTCGCCGCCGCCGTCCGCTTCGCCCGCGACACCGGCCTGCCGGTGCGCGTGCAGGCCACCGGCCACGGTGCCGAGGCACCGATCACGGGCGGCCTCGTCGTGTCGACGCGCGCGCTCGACACCCTCGAGGTGGATGCGGACCTCCGGCACGTGCGCATCGGCGCCGGGGTGCGCTGGGCGCCGGTGATCGCTGCGGCCGCGGAGCACGGCCTGGCACCGGTGACCGGGTCGTCCACCAGCGTCGGCGCCGTCGGCTACACGCTCGGCGGCGGCCTCGGGCCGCTCGCCCGCAGCCACGGCTTCACGGCCGACTGGGTGCGCGGGTTCCGCGTGGTCACGGCGGACGGCGAGGTGGTGGTCGCGGACGCGTCGACGCATCCCGAGCTGTTCTGGGCGCTGCGCGGAGGGAAGGGCGGCCTCGGCATCGTCACCGAGATGACGCTCGAACTCGTCCCGCTCACCACCCTCTACGCCGGCAGCGTCTTCTTCGAGGGGGACGCGATCGAGCCCGCGTTCCGCGCGTGGGTGGATTGGGCGGCGCAGCTGTCGGAGGCGGCGACGACCTCGGCGGTGTTCCTGCGCATCCCGGACGTCGACGGCCCTCCGCCGCCGCTGCGCGGCCGGTCGGTGCTGAGCGTTCGCTTCGCGTTCCCCGGCGACCCGGCCGAGGGCGAGGAGCTGTTCGCTCCGATGCGCGCGGCCGCGCCGGTCTACCTCGACTTCGTCGGCGAGATCCCGACCACCGCGGTCGCGACCATCCACAACGACCCCGAGCAGGGCGCCCCGAGCTGGGTGCGCGGCCTGATGCTGGACGACTTCGATGCGGCCGACGGCGACGCGCTGCTGCGCCTGGCCGGCCCCGGCGCGCAGTCGCCGTTCCTCGCGGTCGAGATCCGACAGCTCGGCGGCGCCACCGCGCGTGACACCCACGACGGCACGGCGGTCGGCGGCAGGGACAGCCGCTACACGGTGAGCACGATCGCCGGCGACCCGTCGACGTTCGATGCGCTGGCGCCCGCGGCGGCCGCGTCCATCGCGGAGGCGCTGGGCCACCGGGTCTCCGCGGTGACCAACGTGAACTGGGCGGCCGATCTGAGTGACGCCGCGTCGTTCGAGAACAGCTGGCCTCCGGCGGTGTTCGAACGGCTCAGCGCCGCGCGAGCGGAGTACGACCCCGATCGGGTCTTCGCGTTCGGCCCCGCCTGA